AATACTGCAAGACAGCAACTAAAAAGCGCCATAAAAAAACAGATAGCATTGATTTATTTTCAAACCAAGCAACGATACGGGAGTCCTAGAATAACATTAGAACTTCGAAGCATTGGTTATAAAATTTCAAGAGTTACAGTTGCAAAGTATATGAAAGAACTTGGCTTGCGAAGTAAATTAAGCAAGAAGTTTAAAGTAACAACCAACTCTAGTCACAATTATTTAGTTGTCGAAAATGTATTAAACAGAGAGTTTACTGTAAAAATGCCATCAAAGGTTTGGGTTTCAGATATTACATACATCCAAACTAAAGAGGGATTTGTATACCTGACCACTATTATGGATTTATACGACAGAAAAATTATAGGCTGGAGTTTGAGCAACGCAATGAGCACTGAGCAAACGACACTTGGAGCTTGGAAAATGGCAATTAAAAACCGAGATCTTAAAAATGGTTTGATTTTTCATTCCGACAGAGGTGTCCAATATGCCAGTAAAAAGTTTGTAAATGTTCTTGATTCCTATAAAAAAATAACTCGCAGTATGAGCCGTAAAGGAAATTGCTGGGATAATGCTGTAGCCGAAAGTTTCTTCAAATCTTTGAAAACGGAATTGATTTATGGCAACAAACTCATTTCTAAAGAACAAATGAAACTGGAAATCTTTGAATACATTGAAATTTGGTACAACAGAAAAAGAAGGCATTCTGCTTTAAATTATGCAACTATTGAAGAATTCAACAATCAAATTAATTACAAAAATGTAGCTTAACTTACTGTGCAATTTTTGTTTGCATATCCTGTCCTCTATGATCTCTAAAAGAGTAATTCGGTTATGGCTGTCAAGTGCCTGGAGTCCAAAATCATCAAGTATTATAACATCCTGTCTTTGTATTTTGGTAAGTTCCCGTAGATAAGTACCATCTGCTTTAGCCATTTTTAGTCTAGCGAACAATTTTGAGGTATTAAAATAACTTACCTTAAAACCCTGTATACAGGCTTGATAACCTAATGCAGTACCTAAATAACTTTTACCGACACCGGTGCTTCCAGTGATTAAAATGTTTTCGTTTTTCTCTATAAATTCGCATTCTGCCAGACGCAGTACCATGTTTCGGTCCAGGTTACGTGATACATCAAAATTGATACTTTCAATATTTGATTTGTAATGGAATTTGGCATTAGTGATACTTCGTTCAATACGACGATTGTACCTTTCATCCCATTCTGCATCAATAATCATCGATACAAACTGGTCAAGGGTATAATGATCTGTTTTCCCGCTTTCAATGGCTGTTTTAAAAGCATTAAACATGCCATAAAGCTTCATTTGTTTCATTTTGGTTACTGTGGATTCATTCATTTTTTCAAGATTTAATTTAGTTATAATAGTGTTTTCCTCTTATGTTACTGTGATCGGGAAGTTCCTGCTCAGGTTCTTGATCAAAATCAATATGATCCAAGTTGTTTTCTAAAATGTTTTGTATGGTCTTAAAATTGTAAATTTTAAAATCAAGTGCCCGCCTGCAGGCATTTATTAATCGCTGTCTGCCTACCTTTTTTTCAAAATTCAGTATTCCTAAACAGCTTTTATAAGCCTGTTCTGGATGATTTCTGCTTTCGATTATCTGCATTATATATTCTCCTACTGACTCATCAATATTATTAGCCCATTCAATGAAGCGGGCAGCACTCCATTGGGCTACAAATTGATGTGTACTGGCTAAATGCTCAGGAGTTGTTGTATAGACATAAGGTTTGTAGTTTCTTGGATGTACAGCTATTCGATTGTATTTATAATAAATCTCTACTGTTGATTTGGTATATAACAGCTTGGCTTTCTTCTTTACATATTGATACGGAACGCTGTAATAGTTTTTGTCCTGGCTTAATTGAACATGACCGTTTTGCATTACTGTTGCAAAAGACTGGTATTTAATTTCAAAACGATCTTGTGGGAGTGGACGCAGTTTTTCTTTCTCGTCTTCTAAAAATAATTCAAAGCGGGAATAAGGGCGTCCTGTCAGTTTTCTGTTATTGTGAGAGTCAAGTAAATCCCAGATCTGCTGGTTTAATTCTTCCAGAGAAAAGAACTTAGTTTCTTTTATGGTTACATAAATCCTTCGATATAATATCTTAACAGCTCCTTCAACTAGTGACTTGTCTCTGGGCCTGTAAGCTCTGGCAGGTAAAATTGTGGTTTCGTAATGTTCTGCTAAATCAGCCAGGGTTTCATTGATTGTCGGTTCAAAACGACTGCTTTTTATTACGGCAGATTTTAAATTATCTGGAACAATGGCGGCAGGAGTGCCTTCAAAAAAGCGCATGGCATTTTCTACCGAGTCAACAAAGTTTTCCTTTTGCTGGCTCATGGAAGCTTCAGCATACGTGTATTGGCTAGCGCCCAATATTGCTACAAAAAATTGTACTTCTTTGACTTCTCCAGTATCTATATCAATAATTGAGAGTGTCTTTCCGGCATAATCAACATACATTTTATCACCAGCCTTATGGTTCATATGCATGACCGGATTAACTCGTTTGCCCCATATATTGTAATGATAATGAAATTGTGAAGTTCGATAACCATCAGGATTTACAGCAATATATTGTTCCCACATATGCTGTACGGTAACGCCAACTTTTTTTAGTTCACGTTCCATTTTAGGAAAAAAATCATAAAGTGTCTGTAATCTCGGGCTAATGGCCTCTACACTAGTCTGGGAGAATAAAAGTTCCAGCTCTGCATCGGTTTTTTGGTCGATTAATTCAAAGCTTAATTCGAGAACTTCAAATAAAGAAATATATTTCTTTACCGTATTTCTTGAAAGGGATAAGTAGCTACTTATAAATAACTTACTCTTTCCATTACAATAGAATTTAATTACTTTTCTAATTTTACTCATGTCTGTTATTTTGTTTGCCATAATCCGTAAATTTTTAACGAATGTATGGTTCTAACAACATGAAAAAATCAATAGTTTTTAATACTTAATTCACCACAAAACTTGGTGGTCAATTTGCTCCGGAATTAGGTGGTCAGTTTGCTCCGGAACGGGTGGTCAATTTACTCCGGAATTAGGTGGTCAAATTGACCGGTTTTTCCAGTTTCCTGATCGGAAACTTAATCCGCAGACAATAAGAATGAGCGTGATCTGCAACTGGCTCAACGAGAAAAAAATTCCTTTAGAACAGGCTCAGGAACTTGCCGGGCATAAGTGGCCAGGAACTACGGAAAAATACATTAAAGTGAACAGTTCACAGCAACGAGAAATGATTAATCGTTATTTTCCAAATATTTAATAATATTACATGGAGTGTTAAAAGTTAGTGCACTTTGATTCTTATTCGTATATTTGTAAAATATTTACAAATTTTAAAATAAGAGTTATGATTGAAGAATTTAGCTTTGGAAACATGTGTTCCTTTAAAGACATTCAAACTTTAAACATGAAAGCGGCTAAAATTAAATCTAATAATTCAGTTTTAGATAAACAAAATGTAATTCCTATTAAGGAGGATTTGTCTTTGTTAAAATCAAAAGCTATTTATGGTGCTAACGCTAGTGGAAAGAGTAATGTTATTCGTGGTTTAGTATCATTCATAAAGATTATTAGGGAATCTGTGAAGGATGAGAGTGCATTAAGATTTATTGCTCCGTATGAGCTATCAACCGAAACGATTGATCAACCTACTTTTTTTCAATTAATTTTCAGGGTCGATGATGTAAGATATAGATACGGCTTTGAAGCTGATGAAAAGTCAATTAAAAGTGAGTGGCTTTTTTCAACACCAAGTGTTCGCGAGCAAACTTTATTTATCAGAGAAAATAATAAGATTCTGGAAATTAGTAAAAAGTATTTTACAGAGGGAATTAAGTTTGTTTCTTTAATGGAGGATTTTAGTGAGGAAGCTGAAGCTGAAGGCGGAATCTTTAGAGATAATTCCTTATTCTTATCTTCTTTATCTTCATTTGGATTTGGTAAAATTTCCAAAAAAATTATTAAGGAGATTAGTTCTATTGCTATTATAAGCGGATTAGGGCATAAAGGAATGTTTGCTCTTGCTGGTGACTCCTTGCAAGATCCAGATCAAAAGAAATTTGTTTTAAATTTTTTAAAGAATGCTGATATAGGAATTCAAGATTTAGAAACAATTGATTTTTCAAATGACAACTTGCCTGAAAACATTGAAGAGGATGTTGCAAAGACTTTGAAAGACAGAAAATTTCTTTTATCTCACAGAACCGTTTATGACAAGAATTTGAAGAAAGATGGCAATGCAACCTTTTCATTTCTTTCGCAAGAATCAGAAGGTACTAGAAAAATGTTTGAAATAAGTCCTTTTATTTATAATTCATTGAAAAATGGAACCACATTAATTATTGATGAATTTGATTCAAGATTTCATCCACTATTAACCAAGAAAATTGTTGAATTGTTTAATTCAAATCAAAATCCAAGGTCACAGCTCATTTTTACAACCCATGATACTAATTTGTTGTCATCTGAATTATTGAGAAGAGATCAAATTGATTTTGTTGAAAAAGATAAATATGGAGCAAGTCATTTATATACTCTGGTTGAGATTAAGGGCATTAGAAATAATGCTTCATTTGAAAAAGATTATATTCAAGGAAAATATGGTGCTATCCCTTTTTTAGGTAATTTTTCTAACATCTTAAATTTTGAATAATGCCTAAAAGTACGAAAGCTATAAAAGTAACAGATAAGGCAAAAGCATGGAACAAAAAGGCTAAATCTTCTAATTATAAAATAGATACTATTCCTGTAAACAAGATAATATTAATTGTTTGTGAGGGACAAACAGAGAAATTATATTTTGAATCATTTCCTGTATTAGGAATGAAAGTGGAAGCTATAGATCTTCGTGGTCAGTCAAAATTGAAACTCATTGAATCTACACAAAAAATAATTGAAATATCTGATTCTGAATATGACGGTGTTTGGTGTGTTTTTGATATGGATGTTAAGCGCGGAGCTGAAGAATTCTCTGATTTTGATAATTCTATTGAGAAAGGAATAGAACTTGGTTACAACATAGCTTACTCTAATGATTCATTTGAATTATGGTTTTACTTGCATTTTGAATATACTGACGCCGAACATCTAAGAGGATTTTACTATGACGAGTTGGGGAAAAAGTTTGGTATTAATTATGTAAGAGAGGGTAAGAAATATGCTTTTTGTTTACAACTTTACAATA
The Flavobacterium kingsejongi genome window above contains:
- a CDS encoding IS3 family transposase (programmed frameshift), whose product is MKQVRKIYDKAFKEKAVELSYDRTNVSELARELGITAPQLYKWRKELQEFGEGSFPGKGNLKLTPEQEKIHELEKKLKDAELERDILKKGNRHFFQERSMIYSFIKNNEQLFPIEKMCRVLQVSNGSYYRWKKQINTARQQLKSAIKKQIALIYFQTKQRYGSPRITLELRSIGYKISRVTVAKYMKELGLRSKLSKKFKVTTNSSHNYLVVENVLNREFTVKMPSKVWVSDITYIQTKEGFVYLTTIMDLYDRKIIGWSLSNAMSTEQTTLGAWKMAIKNRDLKNGLIFHSDRGVQYASKKFVNVLDSYKKITRSMSRKGNCWDNAVAESFFKSLKTELIYGNKLISKEQMKLEIFEYIEIWYNRKRRHSALNYATIEEFNNQINYKNVA
- a CDS encoding RloB family protein — protein: MPKSTKAIKVTDKAKAWNKKAKSSNYKIDTIPVNKIILIVCEGQTEKLYFESFPVLGMKVEAIDLRGQSKLKLIESTQKIIEISDSEYDGVWCVFDMDVKRGAEEFSDFDNSIEKGIELGYNIAYSNDSFELWFYLHFEYTDAEHLRGFYYDELGKKFGINYVREGKKYAFCLQLYNTLMEDENSSQEKAIDRAEKLFKKVKDLPFHQQNPVTKVFELVKELNKNLRR
- a CDS encoding site-specific integrase, whose protein sequence is MSVICNWLNEKKIPLEQAQELAGHKWPGTTEKYIKVNSSQQREMINRYFPNI
- a CDS encoding AAA family ATPase codes for the protein MIEEFSFGNMCSFKDIQTLNMKAAKIKSNNSVLDKQNVIPIKEDLSLLKSKAIYGANASGKSNVIRGLVSFIKIIRESVKDESALRFIAPYELSTETIDQPTFFQLIFRVDDVRYRYGFEADEKSIKSEWLFSTPSVREQTLFIRENNKILEISKKYFTEGIKFVSLMEDFSEEAEAEGGIFRDNSLFLSSLSSFGFGKISKKIIKEISSIAIISGLGHKGMFALAGDSLQDPDQKKFVLNFLKNADIGIQDLETIDFSNDNLPENIEEDVAKTLKDRKFLLSHRTVYDKNLKKDGNATFSFLSQESEGTRKMFEISPFIYNSLKNGTTLIIDEFDSRFHPLLTKKIVELFNSNQNPRSQLIFTTHDTNLLSSELLRRDQIDFVEKDKYGASHLYTLVEIKGIRNNASFEKDYIQGKYGAIPFLGNFSNILNFE
- the istA gene encoding IS21 family transposase, translated to MANKITDMSKIRKVIKFYCNGKSKLFISSYLSLSRNTVKKYISLFEVLELSFELIDQKTDAELELLFSQTSVEAISPRLQTLYDFFPKMERELKKVGVTVQHMWEQYIAVNPDGYRTSQFHYHYNIWGKRVNPVMHMNHKAGDKMYVDYAGKTLSIIDIDTGEVKEVQFFVAILGASQYTYAEASMSQQKENFVDSVENAMRFFEGTPAAIVPDNLKSAVIKSSRFEPTINETLADLAEHYETTILPARAYRPRDKSLVEGAVKILYRRIYVTIKETKFFSLEELNQQIWDLLDSHNNRKLTGRPYSRFELFLEDEKEKLRPLPQDRFEIKYQSFATVMQNGHVQLSQDKNYYSVPYQYVKKKAKLLYTKSTVEIYYKYNRIAVHPRNYKPYVYTTTPEHLASTHQFVAQWSAARFIEWANNIDESVGEYIMQIIESRNHPEQAYKSCLGILNFEKKVGRQRLINACRRALDFKIYNFKTIQNILENNLDHIDFDQEPEQELPDHSNIRGKHYYN
- a CDS encoding ATP-binding protein — encoded protein: MNESTVTKMKQMKLYGMFNAFKTAIESGKTDHYTLDQFVSMIIDAEWDERYNRRIERSITNAKFHYKSNIESINFDVSRNLDRNMVLRLAECEFIEKNENILITGSTGVGKSYLGTALGYQACIQGFKVSYFNTSKLFARLKMAKADGTYLRELTKIQRQDVIILDDFGLQALDSHNRITLLEIIEDRICKQKLHSKLSYIFVINLIVEFFNSCII